Genomic DNA from Magnolia sinica isolate HGM2019 chromosome 4, MsV1, whole genome shotgun sequence:
gcacaacacagtgcgtcaTACACCTGAAAAAAATTGTGTGGCtaagcggatgaatcagactctctcaGAGAGAGCCCAATGCATAATTAATAATGTTGAGTTGGGCAAGGGCCTATGTACTAAGGCCGTTAATACGGCCTGCTATTTAATGAACCAGTCTCCTTCTATAGCTATagaatgtaaaatttcagaggaagtatgAAGTGACCAAAAAGTGAACTACTCAAATTTACGTATTTTttgttgtgaagcttactctcatgtatcgtcagttgagagagataagctagattataaagccaaaaagtatatctttgtgggctatggtgatggtgtgaagggatacatgTTGTATGACTGAGTCATATAGAAAATCAAATTCGACGAAGGCTCTCTATTCCGCAAGAATAATTAAAAGGAGCAACAAGAACCGAAAAGGTTAGTCATAGATGTTCAGATTGACACCGGTGATACTCAGGCTAAGACGGatgcgcagacagaggtacaggaagaggtggagcagccacctaggAGAAATCCATCGTGAGATAGCATGCTACCAGCAAGATACAGGGacaactctaatatcgcatataccctcattacagatgagggggacccatcaactattcaggaggctcttgatgaatctgatgtagaaaagtggaagaCAGTAAtaaacgatgagatggactctttgtataagaacaacacatgggagctggtggagcttccaattGGTCGAAAAACgattggatgcaagtggatctttaagaagaaataGGATAGATACAAACCAAGGTTAGTGGCGAAGGGTTACGCTCAAAGAGAAGGTAttgacttcatagagatattcgcgccggttATAAAGAAAGTGTCTATCATATTCATATTGGCATTGGTTGCCCAACACGTTCTCAAGCTGGAACAAATGGACGTGAAAATTGCATTcctacatggggaattggaagagcaaatATACATGAAGCGACCAAAAGACTACGAAGTTAAGGAAGCAGAGAACAATAtgtgcaggttaatgaggttgttatacagcctgaaacagtcacctaggcagtggtataaaaaatttaactctttcatgttgagtcagaaattttctaggagtgaatatgatcattgtatctattacaagacactgggTGATGACAAGTTCATCATCCTGGTATTGTATATTGATAATATGTTGATCGCTAATCATGACATGTCTGATAttgatgtactgaagactcagttatccgGGACATTGTAGATGAAAGAACTGGGAGCTGTAAAGAGGGTTCTCTGCATAAATATTCACAGAGATGAGAAGAGGAGCATGCTTTTGTTACcataggcagaataccttgagaataTATTAATCAAGTATGGCATGGACAAGGCAAAGTCGATGAGTGTTttccacgcggctcacttcaagctttcctcagaacaatgtcataaatcaaatgaaaaaaaatatgataTGTCTCTTGTACTTTATTCGAATGTTGTGGGCAGTTTGATGTATGCAATTATTTATAcgagaccaaatatttcacagAAAATCAGTGtcatgagcagatacatgtcaaaccttgGTAagtaacattgggaagcagtgaaatggctacttcgatatatttgaggtacaaaagattacgtcttaacttttgagaagacgggAGGCAAAattagtagggtatgtggattcagattataaaggcagtgtggattccaaaAAGTTGACTTGAGGTTACTCATTTATACTAGCGGGTGacgattagttggatgtcgaaactttagtccgtggtggctctttccacgatcaAAGTAGAGTACATGACAGTGACGAAGGCGTTTAAAGAAAGTATTTGGTTGAGAGGtgtgataaatcagttggggcttcagcaggaggtcgTGCCAGTTAATTGTGGCAGTGAGagctattaatttggctaaaaactttgtttatcactctcgtactaaacacattgatgtttgttaccattttatccgacaggtgcttgaaaaATGAGGCATTAttttagagaagattcacaccaacgtgaatccaacggacatgctcactaaggtggttcctgcagagaagttcaagttttgtgcgacttctctgagcttggcgatggcgtaaaaggaaggcagagtgtgcacaagaagcgttaatgaagctatgatgcaagacagagataagagaagaggacaagaagatacatgtttgatgattgaagacatggtggatatTAGATGTCTTTAATCAAGTTTTATGTTTCCTTTTCCATTTGGGATTCTTCCCAAGGCTATATATACGAGTGTAAATGGGATTAAGAAAGATTTATAGGGGTTTTCAAATTCATCCAAGGGCTCAAATGGTGTAGCAATGGTGAGATTTAAGGCTATTTGAATTAGGTAAgctttttctctttgtaatttttgctttcatagtgtttttttgtcgctttgtgccatggtttttttcctgcAGGATTTTTCTACCTtaaaatcgttgtgttctcttaGTGCTTAGTTTGTGCGATTGGATTATTCTTCTAGATTCATCTCCATGTGCTTCTGTGGTCCCcaaaaaaatttctaattttcatAAGTTGCAAAGAGAGGGACAGGAGAGACGAAAAAAGAGGATTAAGTTAGTAAGCTGATAAGTTGGTTGTTTACCCAACATtaagtaaaaactaagataagttagtAACTTATCTTATGCAACTCATGATCCCTTTCCTAAAAAGCTAGCCATGCGGACCAGCCGCTGTATACATCTCTCTCCGTATCTGTCTCTATTTATGGTTAGGACACGTTAATTGTTTTCCTTGTttttgtctgccatatgttaTCTCGGGCCATTTTCTTAAGCTAACGTCAAAACCCCATTATCTGGTATcctttctccttagatttttCTATCAATGTTGTCCTTTTCTCTTCCTTCCCTCAGCTGAAGCTCTTTTAATGGCGTTGATATTGATGGGTGTCTGATAAATATGTGAGAATAGCTTAAGAACTGGAAACCCATATTAGAATTCTCAGACGGGTATTTTTTCTCCCGCTTGTTCAAGCTCTTTTAATGGTGATTTGGTAGATGAGTGTCTGCTAAATGTGGAAAAAAGCAGAACCCCACATGCTAAATTTCTTTAGTTCATCTTTCATGCATTACAGGAAGCTTTTTGCTGTTGATTTCTCTATTTCCgcgtgtttttttctttttcctcctcTGTTTTAGCTGATAATCTGTGAGATATATAAGGACAGTAGAAAAACCAGAGCCCAGATCAAAATAGCATCTGGGTGTTTCATCTCCTACATCTTTACCCATCTCCGATGAGTGAACGAAGGTTCTTAGCCGTTGATTTCTCTGTTTCTTCGTGGTTTCTTTCTTTGATTGAGGTCATTCAAAGCTTCCATGTAGACTTGTATCTATCAAATATATTAAACAGCTAAAGAAACTGAAGCCCATCTTCTTCCATTTACTTCTATATCTGTTGCATGAGAGAACGTTCTAAGCAATGGATACTCTGTTTCTGCATGTTTTTTCGCCTTTgttttaagctcttttcatggAATCATGTTAATGAGTGTCCGTCGTATAGAGTAGAAAAACAGAAGCCCCTATCAAAATAGCATCTGGGTGGTTATTCTTCTGCATTATCACTGGACTGGAATCCTCTGAAACACCGCATAAACACTGCATAAAACACTAGAGATCTTTGGGGtacaccatgttgtatatgttaaaTCCTGAGTACACTCTAGATATTATGCCACggggccaaaaatcagccagattcaTAACTGGAGTGGGCCACAATGGTGGGTGTCTCACATCAAACCCATTCAGCGGGGTTGGAAtcaccaggatgaagtgaagatacaaaaaatcaggcatttataaggcccatgagatgcggctcatattgatgtaattgtggccgttggtgtggcccatctgatatatatatatatatatatatatatatatatatatatatatatatatatatatatatatatcatgctgATCTTTTGCTTTGCATGTATAGTGGATGcaaatttcacatatacaacatggtgggcccaaagagctgTGGTGTTTTACATGCCGTGTAAAACAGGTAGAGGATTTGTATAAAACAGGCATGATAGAGGATTTGTGTAAAACAGGCATTGTAGAGGATTCCAATCCATTGGCACCCATTTCTCATGCATGAAAGGCATTTTTGGCCATAAATACTATGCTTCTCTAAATTCTTTTAATGTCTGCATTTTGGTAGGTATCTGCAAACTAAAGAAGAACAGTTAAAAGATTAGCATCCGGGCATGTTGCTTTCTCCAATTTTATCCACATCTAGTGCATGAAAGAAGTACTTCTCATGCATGGATTCTCTGAGGAAATCTTTCAAAACTCACGGAGCTTACAAGAACATGGCTAGAGTGTTAGGTGATGGCCAAGAACAGCTGCCCATCCTCAGTAATGTAGATGATATGGCGAATTTGGCTGATCATAGAGATGTGGTGGTGAAGATTAATTACAGCATTGGAAATAACAGAGATCTCGAGCTTGGTGTTGACAACAAAAGCCAGGTATGGAGGGGATCAAACTATGAATTTTGGAAAGAGGGTAAGACAGATGGAAGTGCGTTGCAGCAGCAGGGGAATGGTGATGGTGGCTTCGAATTCCAGCAGCGACCCCCAACCGAAGATCCCCCATCGAAGCTCATTGGGCAGTTCTTGCAAAAACAGAAGGTGTCGGGGGATATGTCTTTGGACATGGATCTGGAGATGGATGAGCTGCAGCAAGATCAACACCTCCTGCCCGTAAATGAGGATTGGATCCAGCAGCTGTCCATGTCGCCAAAAGAACTCAAGGTCTCATTCCAAGATCCATCAAAGTCAACACAACGTAACCAGATTGCTCCGGAACCTGTCCGGCAGCGGCATGTGAGCTCTCTGGATGGCGACGATAAGCGGAATGAGATTTCATTGAAATCAGGAGAGGTTCTGAGATGCACTTCTAATTCTTCTTTCCATCGCAGCTCAAGCCTGTTGCAAAGCAAGACGAAGTCAAGATTGATGGACCTGCCTATGCTTGGAGATGAGGGGAAGAAATCAGGGATGGCGCCACGGCAGTTGAGATCGGCGATGATGGGGAAGGTGGATGAGGACGATGACGACCCTTTCCTCAATGAAGACCTCCCCGACAAATTCAAGCAAGAAAAGCTTGACACAGTTACGGTTCTCCAATGGCTCAGTCTCATCATCATCTTGGCTGCACTAATTTGCAGCTTTTCAGTCCCCTTTTTAATAAGACAGACAGTATGGGATTTGCACCTTTGGAAATGGGTAGTCATGGTTTTGACTCTGATATGCGGGCGGTTGGTGTCTGGTTGGGTAATTCGGCTCATTGTATTCTTCATCGAGAAGAATTTCCTTCTACGGAAAAGGGTCTTGTATTTTGTCTACGGCTTGCAGAAGGGGGTTCAAAACTGCCTGTGGTTAGGTCTGGTTTTGATTACTTGGCATTACATTTTTGACAAGAAAGTTGAGCAGGAGACAAAAAACAATGTGTTGCCTTATGTGACCAAGATCCTGGTCTGTCTCTTGGTGGGAACATTGATTTGGCTCGTAAAGACTCTTCTCCTTAAGGTCATGGCTTCCTCTTTCCATGTGAGCACGTATTTTGATCGGATTCAGGACTCGCTGTTTAACCAGTATGTGATTGAGACGCTCTCAGGTCCACCTCTAATTGAAAACCAACGTATCATTGAAGAAGAACAGAGGCTTATGGCTCAGGTGCAGAAACTTCAGAATGCTGGTGCTAGGATGCCCTCTGACCTCAAAGATGCAGCAATGCCGAGTACGAGTGGGAGGGTGATTGGGAGTGGCAGGCTCCAACGGAGCCCACGCATTGGGAATATCAAGGTTTCCAGGGCAATTTCTATGCCTGAGGATGAGGGCATTACAATAGACCATCTACACAAACTCAACCGGAAGAATATCTCAGCTTGGAACATGAAGAGACTGATCAATATAGTCAGGCACAGAGATTTGTCCACCTTGGACGAGCGGATACTGGATTCTCATTCGAAACAGGAGGGTGAGTCAACGATGCAGATTCGGAGTGAGCATGAGGCCAAAGCTGCAGCAAAGAAGATCTTCACTAACATAGCTATGCCTGGATCTAAGtacaatttcatcattttcttttgaataagtAGGGCCCCATGGCTCAGTGATCCAAAACATTGATATGATTGACCCAATTTGGATGGCCTATAACCAAAAAATCTCCCAATGGAAAAATCACAACCCTTCAACACATGTCCAGTAAAGCTATAGGTGGTTAAGATAAAAAATACAGCAATTCACAGTCAAACAAAAATTTCCAAAGAGATGTTCccatctacttcttcttcttttattcaaTCAAAGGCTTGGGTTGCTGAAGTATCTGCCCATCTTGCTAAAAATAGAATATGAGCATACCGCACAAACTGTCAGGCTGATCATGGTGTTGCATAATTTCTTTTGTAATGTTGATGGCATGGTTGCTCATGAAATTTACAGGTGTATCTGCCTGGATGATCTGATGCGTTTCATGAGTGAAGATGAAGCTCAGAAGACTATGGGTCTCTTTGAAGGAGCAAGCGAAAGCAAGAGTGTTAGCAAAACTGCTCTCAGGAACTGGGTGGTAATGAATTTTGTTTCTTCCTCTCCTCAATTCTTGATTTTAATGAACTGTGTTAGATGAGCATAGACAACTGAATAAAATTGTTGAATCGTCTTGGTCCTGCTGGAGAATCAACCGAGTCATGACTAGTCACTGTACAACTTGTTTGTTTTAGGCTGAGAAACTGAATTAGTTGTAAATTAGCAAGTGGCACTTGGAAGCTGAGTTTTGAGCATTAGTATGGACACCATGGTTCTGAATATTGGTATTGCTGGGCATATCTGCCCATCCAAAAAATGATACGATATGGGTGTTGTGTATTAGTATCAGAACATattggttgattttttttatttttatttttgagaaaaaCATTAATGGAAAataagtaaaagaaaataaaatattcaagAATCTaatcgttcttttttttttttgcctttctttctttttttttcttttttttctttttttttcttttttttttttttttttttgaacttttgTGTTTTGTATATGCATTCGATGGTATATTTGACCAAGTTCGAATATTTTCTGTTGATGGACTTcttgaaagtcaaccaaatgggCCTTAATTGAACAGAAATCGAGCATGAATTGGTGAATTAGGCCAGCTTACATTGAAATCCAACAAAAAGAAgtaaacatgaaaaaaaaaaaaaaaaaaaaaaaaaaaaagagttggttTACCCATTCTATCTATTTTTTCCCATAATGATACATTCTGCTTCAATTTTTCGAATGACGCCCAAATCTTTTGCTTTCATCCCCAAAATAGGCCTACATCTCCTTTAAAATGAATTTCTTAGCTTCCTATATGGttgaaaacaaagaagaagaaaaatcgaAAACAAAATTCAAATTTGGGCTTTTACAGTTGTATCAGCCCATACAGGACCTATATTGGTGCTGATATGCCCCGTATTGATTGCGACGGGCTAATATGGCCCCTTTTCTCCCCTGGGCCAATAAAACCCTGTATCATGTATCATATCAAGCCGATATGGAAACTTCAATCCATGATGGATATGAATGCATAGATTAAATTTTGTATTGGGGCAACTCTATTAATCTCTCCCCTCTATTATGGTTGCAGGTGAATGCATTCAGAGAAAGGAGAGCTCTCTCTTTGACACTGAACGACACTAAAACAGCAGTGAACAAGCTCCACCAGATGGTCAATTTTGTTGTGGGCATCATTATAGTTGTCATCTGGCTTCTTATTCTTGGAATTGCAACCACCCATCTTCTGGTCTTTATTAGCTCCCAGCTCCTGCTCGTAGTTTTCATATTTGGAAACACCTGCAAGATGGTCTTCGAAGCAATCATCTTTTTATTTGCAATGCACCCCTTTGATGTGGGTGATCGCTGTGAAGTGGATGGAGTGCAGGTACAAAACTAACAAACTTAACAAATTCTCATTCATTTAACTTTTTTGGGGGGGGAACTTACAGGCCACTATTTGCATGTGTGAATTACAGATGGTAGTTGAGGAGATGAACATCCTAACAACAGTCTTTCTAAGGTACGACAACCAGAAGATCTCATATCCGAACAGCGTGCTCTCCACCAAACCAATCAGCAATTTCTATCGAAGTCCTGACATGGGAGATGCAATTGAGTTCTCTATTCATGTTTCAACTCCGGTAGAAAAGCTAGCTCTCATGAAAGAAAGAATCAAGGAGTAAGTTATGAAATGAGCTCTACTTCATTTTATTGTTCTTCAGAACTATTGTGTGCTTTATTATGTCACTCTCCTTTCATCTTCTCAAAATATCTGAACAGGATGTTTTAAGTCCTTGCTGTGTCAGAATTTTTTCCTCGATAGGATGTCTTGAATTATTCAGTCGAACAATCATGAGTTCGAACTACTTGATGCCTAGTagggtgcttcttcttcttcttcttcttcttcttctctctctctctctctctctctctctctctctctctctctctctctctctctctctctctctctagtataGTTAGAAGTGTAAATGGTTTCTTTAGTGCAGTGTAATTAAGTTTGAACAAATTTTatgagagctttgctaagcataCATGCAGTATAACGGTAACAATGGCCTATGGTAATTAACGTCTGTTAAGATCCtgtaatggtaaaaaaaaaaaaaaaaattagaggaaGAAAATGTAGCTGGCCGTTATGATATGggctgtaacagctgttatggcccTGTAATGGTTGTTGTGGCTCTATAACGgtcaaatttttttaaaggaagaaaaaTTTATTGGACCTGTATCGGCCTAGTATCTGGCCCTCCCACAATGACCTTTATGGCCGTTAGAATACTGTAATAggcctctttttttatttttcttttttttcagaaCGGAGCGTTACAGCCCCATATTATGTAACGTGTCTCACAGATACCATTATGTAACAGCCATTAAAACTGTTACCTAACCGTTTTTTAACACTATACTAGGAACTCATATTCGACTAGATGTAGGCCTATTACCACCTTCCCCCGCCCCCACACacaccaaaaaagaaagaaagaaagaaaaaacacaaacacacacagaGGGTTTGAGCAAATTTGATTTATCAAATTTGGGGAGGAGCTTAATTGATAGTTGTATTTATGATGACAATATGTTTAATAAAATTGtgcatattacacacacacacacacacacatatatatataatttttaatacACAGTAGAGTAGTATATATTATGCACTTCGGTGCTGTACAATGAAATATACAGTTTATCAACATCGCTTTCACTTGAAAATGAGCCTTAGCTTCAGTGCCTTGAGATTTACCTGAACCATGAGAACGATATCAGGATACTTCATGAAAGAGAAGAATGTAAGCCATGAGTCATTGGAACTTGAGGATGAGTAAATGTTTTCCAAAGCAACGGTGCATGTTTGATTGTGTGTGGTTTGAGTTTGTAATGTGTTAGATTCATGGTT
This window encodes:
- the LOC131243225 gene encoding mechanosensitive ion channel protein 6-like — translated: MDSLRKSFKTHGAYKNMARVLGDGQEQLPILSNVDDMANLADHRDVVVKINYSIGNNRDLELGVDNKSQVWRGSNYEFWKEGKTDGSALQQQGNGDGGFEFQQRPPTEDPPSKLIGQFLQKQKVSGDMSLDMDLEMDELQQDQHLLPVNEDWIQQLSMSPKELKVSFQDPSKSTQRNQIAPEPVRQRHVSSLDGDDKRNEISLKSGEVLRCTSNSSFHRSSSLLQSKTKSRLMDLPMLGDEGKKSGMAPRQLRSAMMGKVDEDDDDPFLNEDLPDKFKQEKLDTVTVLQWLSLIIILAALICSFSVPFLIRQTVWDLHLWKWVVMVLTLICGRLVSGWVIRLIVFFIEKNFLLRKRVLYFVYGLQKGVQNCLWLGLVLITWHYIFDKKVEQETKNNVLPYVTKILVCLLVGTLIWLVKTLLLKVMASSFHVSTYFDRIQDSLFNQYVIETLSGPPLIENQRIIEEEQRLMAQVQKLQNAGARMPSDLKDAAMPSTSGRVIGSGRLQRSPRIGNIKVSRAISMPEDEGITIDHLHKLNRKNISAWNMKRLINIVRHRDLSTLDERILDSHSKQEGESTMQIRSEHEAKAAAKKIFTNIAMPGSKCICLDDLMRFMSEDEAQKTMGLFEGASESKSVSKTALRNWVVNAFRERRALSLTLNDTKTAVNKLHQMVNFVVGIIIVVIWLLILGIATTHLLVFISSQLLLVVFIFGNTCKMVFEAIIFLFAMHPFDVGDRCEVDGVQMVVEEMNILTTVFLRYDNQKISYPNSVLSTKPISNFYRSPDMGDAIEFSIHVSTPVEKLALMKERIKECIERNTEHWYPSPMIVVKDVEDMNKLKMAVWLQHRMNHQDMGERWIRRAQLVEEMIPIFRELDVEYRMVPQDVNIRNMPGLSSTRLPSTWATFT